Proteins encoded in a region of the Kryptolebias marmoratus isolate JLee-2015 linkage group LG14, ASM164957v2, whole genome shotgun sequence genome:
- the pou5f3 gene encoding POU domain, class 5, transcription factor 1, translated as MSDRPQSPECQSRPYDYSRPNAYSQVFGQESLGNSSSTFQLPHGVLPDPSLLYSKPVYGGITAASAQAFLPFPPVSGDYRDSDPQAGDFGQPKHWYPFAAPEYTGQVPGVTAATQPANLSPPIAETREQIKLPEIKTEKDTGEECSSEMKVQQYPAPPVSTGMAHHHHGVFYSAAWNPSFWPGITHINPPVSSNQPPSGPSASSPSMSPSPPINGTPRNAFFDMNSAQAAAEPQAQNPASNTRSSGSSSGGCSDSEEENLSTEELEQFAKELKHKRITLGFTQADVGLALGNLYGKMFSQTTICRFEALQLSFKNMCKLKPLLHRWLVEAETSENPQDMYKIERVFVDTRKRKRRTSLEGAVRSALESFFVKCPKPNTQEITQIADELGLERDVVRVWFCNRRQKGKRLSLPLDEECYYEQSPSPLNMAPSPVSSQSYPSSSYTGAPPPMLYMPQLHRPDVLKQALHSGLVSHLTGLTGGYSQPDHSFSPDTSPSWK; from the exons ATGTCTGATAGGCCCCAGAGTCCGGAGTGCCAGAGTAGACCCTATGATTACAGCCGACCCAACGCGTACAGTCAGGTTTTTGGTCAGGAAAGTTTGGGCAACTCTTCATCGACCTTCCAGCTTCCTCATGGCGTTTTGCCGGACCCCAGCCTGCTTTACAGCAAGCCGGTTTATGGAGGCATCACGGCCGCATCTGCGCAGGCCTTTCTCCCGTTCCCACCCGTCTCCGGCGACTACAGGGACTCCGATCCGCAGGCTGGAGACTTCGGGCAACCGAAGCACTGGTATCCCTTCGCTGCGCCCGAGTACACCGGCCAGGTACCCGGCGTGACCGCAGCCACCCAGCCAGCCAACCTGAGCCCCCCGATAGCCGAGACCCGGGAGCAAATCAAGCTGCCCGAGATCAAGACCGAGAAGGACACCGGAGAGGAGTGTTCCTCTGAGATGAAGGTCCAGCAGTACCCGGCACCGCCAGTTTCCACGGGCATGGCCCACCACCACCACGGCGTCTTCTACTCCGCGGCCTGGAACCCGTCTTTCTGGCCCGGGATCACCCACATCAACCCGCCAGTTAGCAGTAACCAACCCCCATCAGGCCCGTCTGCGTCGTCCCCGTCCATGTCCCCTTCTCCCCCGATCAACGGGACGCCGCGGAACGCGTTTTTCGACATGAACTCCGCGCAGGCGGCGGCCGAGCCGCAGGCGCAGAACCCGGCCTCCAACACGCGGAGCAGCGGCTCCTCCAGCGGGGGCTGCAGCGACTCGGAGGAG GAGAACCTTTCCACTGAAGAACTGGAGCAGTTTGCCAaggaactgaaacacaaacgGATTACTTTGGGTTTTACTCAGGCAGATGTTGGCCTTGCTCTGGGTAACCTGTATG GTAAGATGTTCAGCCAGACAACCATTTGTCGCTTCGAAGCTCTGCAGCTGAGCTTTAAGAACATGTGCAAGCTGAAGCCCCTTCTGCATAGATGGCTGGTTGAGGCAGAGACCTCAGAAAATCCTCAAGAT ATGTACAAGATTGAGCGAGTATTTGTCGACAccagaaagaggaagaggaggaccaGCCTGGAGGGTGCGGTGCGCTCTGCTCTGGAGTCCTTCTTCGTCAAGTGTCCCAAACCAAACACACAGGAAATCACACAAATTGCAGATGAGTTGGGCCTGGAACGAGAC GTGGTGCGCGTTTGGTTCTGCAATCGGAGGCAGAAAGGGAAGCGCTTGTCCCTGCCGCTGGACGAGGAGTGTTACTACGAGCAGAGTCCTTCGCCGTTGAACATGGCCCCCTCCCCCGTCTCCAGTCAAAGCTACCCTTCCTCCAGCTACACGGGGGCGCCTCCCCCCATGCTCTACATGCCGCAGCTTCACCGGCCTGACGTCCTGAAACAAGCCCTGCACTCAGGACTGGTGAGCCACCTGACGGGATTGACTGGTGGGTATTCCCAACCAGACCACAGTTTTTCACCTGACACCAGTCCAAGCTGGAAGTGA